In Necator americanus strain Aroian chromosome IV, whole genome shotgun sequence, the following proteins share a genomic window:
- a CDS encoding hypothetical protein (NECATOR_CHRIV.G13451.T2), giving the protein MAETYISGGDARNIADIDSDFNKIVDDDNFGQMILNVGESLQGYQSSPESSITCCGPPFVVVFMGQRSNDSIQDGYTNLHSKGYELLAIDMTTDTIAPTLTPIFGEKNVKSYTGTLNDLTDWIQNRICRLKYSELLK; this is encoded by the exons ATGGCTGAAACTTATATTTCGGGTGGAGACGCTCGAAACATCGCGGATATCGACAGTGATTTTAACAAAATTGTTGACGACGACAATTTTGGCCAAATGATTTTGAATGTTGGAGA ATCGCTGCAAGGTTATCAAAGTAGCCCGGAATCTTCGATCACTTGTTGTGGACCTCCATTTGTTGTAGTCTTCATGGGACAGCG GTCGAATGACAGCATTCAGGACGGTTACACAAACCTTCATAGCAAG GGATACGAACTACTGGCAATTGATATGACCACAGACACCATTGCACCAACTCTAACACCAATATTTGgtgagaaaaatgtgaaatcatACACTGGAACGTTGAATGATTTAACCGATTGGATCCAGAACAGAATTTGTCGATT aaaatactCGGAGCTGTTGAAATAG